The following proteins come from a genomic window of Acinetobacter baumannii:
- a CDS encoding FecCD family ABC transporter permease — protein MEKLKYYWFYPLPFVMIFISLLIGPTQTLSAWDYLRWGVQAIFGTPYFDAEQFRLMQNILVNVRLPRILLTFMVGAALATAGNGLQALFRNPLVDSYVLGISSGAAFGAALALSLSWLSPNLSAFIFGVCAVGLTYLFAHQKHESQTSLVMVILSGMIVSGLFLAGLTVIQYLSDPFKLQAIVQWTMGNLHQASWQKVQYAVLPICIGLAGLFAMRWRLNLMALGAEEAQAVGVNPRWEQLLLIALVTVCTSTSVAAAGIISLYGLFMPHIVRMLVGPDHRYSIPANMVLGGSFLLLIDNFSRVLLTFEIPIGIFTMLLGAPFFLLLMKTQRTHWA, from the coding sequence ATGGAAAAGCTGAAATATTACTGGTTTTACCCATTACCTTTCGTCATGATTTTTATCTCTTTGCTCATTGGGCCTACGCAAACATTGAGTGCATGGGATTATTTGCGGTGGGGTGTACAAGCGATCTTTGGTACACCATATTTTGACGCTGAACAATTTAGGCTGATGCAAAACATTTTAGTAAATGTCAGGCTGCCTAGAATTTTACTGACCTTTATGGTGGGAGCTGCATTGGCAACCGCAGGTAATGGCTTGCAGGCCTTGTTTCGTAATCCATTGGTTGATTCTTATGTACTTGGTATTTCATCTGGCGCTGCGTTCGGTGCAGCCTTGGCACTTTCTTTAAGTTGGCTTTCACCCAATCTATCAGCCTTTATTTTTGGCGTTTGTGCTGTTGGCTTAACGTATTTATTTGCACATCAAAAACATGAAAGCCAGACGTCTTTAGTGATGGTAATTTTATCGGGCATGATTGTTTCGGGACTGTTTTTAGCAGGGCTTACGGTTATTCAATACCTAAGCGATCCATTTAAATTACAAGCGATTGTGCAATGGACGATGGGCAACTTACATCAGGCGTCTTGGCAAAAGGTTCAATATGCCGTGCTGCCGATTTGTATTGGCCTTGCCGGATTGTTTGCGATGCGTTGGCGCTTAAACTTAATGGCACTTGGTGCTGAAGAAGCGCAGGCAGTTGGTGTTAATCCAAGGTGGGAACAACTTCTTTTAATTGCTCTGGTGACTGTATGTACGTCAACTTCTGTGGCTGCGGCAGGCATTATTAGTTTATATGGGCTGTTTATGCCACATATTGTGAGAATGTTGGTTGGACCAGATCATCGCTACAGTATTCCTGCCAATATGGTGTTGGGCGGCAGTTTTCTACTGTTGATTGATAACTTTTCTCGGGTTTTACTGACATTTGAAATACCAATTGGTATTTTTACCATGCTACTTGGCGCGCCATTTTTCTTATTATTAATGAAAACACAGAGGACTCATTGGGCATGA
- a CDS encoding ABC transporter substrate-binding protein: protein MKLLASLLTLLILCACSSSEQNRKTQENSTSHSICVFDSTNIKVCVAKPAQRIVSLFESGLDSLYMLGQGDKVIGIPAEVYIQPLLFNAYSKIDKRIANKQLAAPSQGANATKIESLVLLKPDLVIVGSGQTQTIELLRQFGIAVYVMESGTYKQVKEELSEIAILSGAQKRAQEILNFSDEMVAEVAAKTARQPNKQSIYYAWSGGRIFSTSGRESITNDFIELAGAYNIVQTAANQPNVNPETLIEWNPDNIVLWNTNPKLIYERKELQGLSAVQDRKVFNLSPAFIYNPHTIKIIITAIYLNHSIYPEQSDLPVSALQQRILTKLYGEQLAEALVQ from the coding sequence ATGAAGTTATTGGCTTCATTACTCACTTTACTCATTCTATGTGCATGTTCCTCATCTGAGCAAAATAGAAAAACTCAAGAAAACTCAACCTCTCATTCAATATGTGTCTTTGATAGTACAAATATAAAAGTCTGTGTAGCCAAACCTGCCCAAAGAATTGTCTCTTTGTTTGAGTCGGGTTTAGATAGCCTCTATATGCTAGGGCAAGGCGACAAAGTAATTGGTATACCTGCCGAAGTATACATTCAACCTTTATTATTTAATGCCTATTCAAAAATAGATAAACGCATTGCTAATAAACAGCTTGCAGCACCTTCGCAAGGAGCCAATGCAACCAAAATTGAAAGTCTGGTGCTGTTAAAGCCTGATCTGGTAATTGTAGGAAGCGGGCAGACTCAAACGATTGAACTGTTACGGCAGTTTGGCATTGCTGTATATGTGATGGAGTCAGGCACCTATAAACAAGTGAAAGAAGAGCTGTCTGAAATTGCTATTCTGAGCGGTGCCCAAAAGCGAGCTCAGGAAATTTTAAATTTCTCTGATGAAATGGTGGCAGAAGTCGCAGCCAAAACGGCCCGTCAGCCAAATAAACAATCGATTTACTATGCTTGGTCTGGTGGACGAATTTTTTCTACCTCTGGACGAGAGTCGATTACCAATGACTTTATTGAACTCGCTGGTGCGTACAACATTGTTCAGACCGCTGCTAACCAGCCTAATGTAAATCCCGAGACTCTCATTGAATGGAACCCTGACAATATTGTGCTTTGGAATACCAATCCTAAATTGATTTATGAACGAAAAGAATTACAAGGTTTAAGCGCTGTACAAGACCGAAAGGTATTTAATTTGAGTCCTGCATTTATATATAACCCGCACACCATCAAAATCATTATTACGGCGATTTATCTAAATCACAGTATTTATCCTGAACAGTCTGATTTACCTGTAAGTGCTTTACAACAGCGTATTTTAACTAAGTTGTATGGTGAGCAACTTGCCGAAGCGTTGGTGCAATAA
- a CDS encoding NAD(P)-dependent alcohol dehydrogenase: protein MTTEVLGYAALSSETPLVPFKFERRTPREDDVVIQIEYCGVCHSDLHQAKNDWGFSAYPLVPGHEIVGRVTSIGPKVTKYKVGDLVGIGCMVDSCRTCSACHSGLEQYCEEGNIQTYGGVDRHDQRPTYGGYSQSITCSQDFVLKVPENLDAQAVPPLLCAGITTWSPLRHWNVGKGSKVAVVGLGGLGHMAIKLANALGAEVTLFTRSANKEQDAKQLGAHHVVLSTDENQMKSVLNQFDLIVDTVPYNHDLKPYIPTLALNGTIVLVGYLGEISANSVPMILGRKSIAGSVIGGIKETQELLDFCGEHNIVSEVEMINMQNINEAFERMLKSDVKYRFVIDMKTLSED from the coding sequence ATGACAACTGAAGTTTTAGGTTATGCCGCGCTGTCATCAGAAACTCCTTTAGTTCCGTTTAAATTTGAACGTAGAACCCCCCGTGAAGATGATGTTGTCATTCAAATTGAGTATTGTGGTGTTTGTCACTCTGATCTACATCAAGCTAAAAACGATTGGGGATTTAGTGCTTATCCATTAGTTCCGGGCCATGAAATTGTTGGACGTGTTACTTCAATTGGTCCTAAAGTCACAAAGTATAAAGTTGGTGATTTAGTGGGCATTGGCTGTATGGTCGATTCATGCCGTACTTGTTCTGCTTGTCATTCGGGACTCGAGCAATATTGTGAAGAAGGTAACATCCAGACTTATGGCGGCGTAGATCGCCATGACCAACGCCCAACTTATGGTGGATATTCACAAAGCATTACCTGTAGTCAAGATTTTGTATTAAAAGTACCTGAAAATCTGGATGCTCAAGCTGTACCACCACTACTTTGTGCGGGTATTACCACATGGTCACCGCTACGTCACTGGAATGTTGGAAAGGGCAGTAAAGTTGCTGTCGTTGGTTTAGGTGGTTTAGGACACATGGCAATTAAACTTGCCAATGCTCTAGGCGCTGAAGTGACATTATTTACTCGCTCAGCAAACAAAGAACAAGATGCAAAACAACTTGGCGCACATCATGTAGTGTTATCAACAGATGAGAATCAAATGAAGTCGGTATTAAATCAATTTGATTTAATTGTTGATACTGTGCCTTATAACCATGATTTGAAGCCTTATATTCCAACTTTAGCTTTAAATGGAACCATTGTATTAGTTGGATATTTAGGTGAAATTAGCGCAAATTCAGTACCTATGATTTTAGGTAGAAAATCAATTGCAGGCTCGGTTATTGGTGGAATTAAAGAAACACAAGAACTACTCGATTTTTGTGGTGAGCATAATATCGTTTCTGAAGTAGAGATGATTAATATGCAAAACATTAATGAAGCTTTTGAACGTATGCTAAAGAGCGACGTGAAGTATCGTTTTGTGATTGATATGAAAACACTGTCTGAAGATTAA
- a CDS encoding carboxymuconolactone decarboxylase family protein, producing the protein MQNSLSEQQQAIIPIAAYAANGDLAKLSQSLKDGLDLGLTIAEIKEVLVQTYAYAGFPRSLNALTTFMQVLEQRKESGIRDIEGKTNSTLPKDYQALLQGTQNQTQLVGQPVKGALFEFAPAIDEYLKAHLFGDIFSRDVLNWQDREIATLSMLSALEGVDSQLQSHLNIAKTQGVSSHQFENIQKILAEKVSLQVGQRFQNVLTSFHNQSL; encoded by the coding sequence ATGCAAAATTCTTTATCCGAACAGCAACAGGCAATCATACCGATTGCTGCCTATGCTGCAAATGGTGACCTAGCTAAACTCAGTCAATCATTAAAAGATGGTTTAGATTTAGGGTTAACCATTGCAGAAATTAAGGAAGTTTTAGTTCAAACCTATGCCTATGCAGGTTTTCCTCGAAGTTTGAATGCCCTTACAACATTTATGCAGGTGCTAGAGCAGCGTAAAGAAAGCGGTATTCGTGACATAGAGGGTAAGACTAACAGCACTCTACCGAAAGATTATCAGGCACTTTTACAAGGTACTCAGAATCAAACTCAGTTGGTGGGTCAACCTGTAAAAGGTGCACTTTTTGAGTTTGCTCCAGCTATAGATGAGTATTTAAAGGCTCATCTTTTTGGCGATATTTTTTCAAGGGATGTGCTGAATTGGCAAGATCGTGAGATTGCTACTTTGAGCATGCTTTCGGCTCTAGAAGGTGTAGATAGCCAACTTCAATCCCATCTTAATATTGCAAAGACTCAAGGTGTTAGTTCTCATCAATTTGAAAATATACAGAAAATACTTGCTGAAAAAGTAAGTCTGCAAGTGGGTCAAAGGTTCCAAAATGTATTGACCAGTTTTCACAATCAATCGCTCTAA
- a CDS encoding (R)-mandelonitrile lyase — protein sequence MNVKAVTFVTSLFISMGVPAMDKKSVTAFQTVKKANQQQVITGLDNIFTGQVAIKPLTDVTDSINASSAYVSFNANARSFWHTHPKGQYLIVTEGEGLVQEWGKPAEKISVGDVIYCPPGVKHWHGASGNSAMTHLALTATDEHGKNVDWLEPVSDEQYKEAGH from the coding sequence ATGAATGTTAAGGCAGTCACGTTTGTGACCAGTTTATTTATCTCAATGGGAGTACCCGCAATGGATAAAAAATCAGTCACAGCATTTCAAACCGTTAAAAAAGCCAACCAACAACAGGTAATTACCGGCCTAGATAATATTTTCACGGGTCAAGTTGCAATTAAACCATTAACTGATGTTACTGACAGTATAAATGCTTCCAGTGCTTATGTAAGTTTTAATGCCAATGCCCGTTCATTTTGGCATACCCATCCTAAAGGGCAATATCTCATTGTTACAGAAGGAGAGGGACTGGTGCAAGAATGGGGTAAACCTGCGGAAAAAATTTCTGTAGGAGATGTGATTTATTGTCCACCTGGAGTGAAACATTGGCATGGTGCAAGTGGAAATTCTGCGATGACACATCTTGCTTTAACTGCAACTGATGAACATGGCAAAAATGTGGACTGGTTAGAGCCTGTATCAGATGAGCAATATAAAGAGGCGGGCCACTGA